The sequence CTACGTGCTTGACTATACAAGTTTTATTTTTTAGCAGCAAGACAAAGCGTGCGACCAAAACTCACAAAGCGTGCTTGTTTTATTGTAAATATTTTTGGTACTGTATATAAAAGCAGTTTTAAAATAATTTTCCGTGTCCAAAACTCCATTTTTAAAAGCTTTTAGAAAAGTCATCAGGTTACGTGGATATAGTATTCAAAATTAAAAAATATATAAATTGAATTAAATAATACGGCTTTTTGTCCGCTTCAGGCTCATCGCTGACCTAACCAACTGTGCGATTAGGTCAAATCCAAAATTGAAAAGTGTCAGATTAAATATGAGCTACTACATATTTAATAACAAACTAAAGAGAATTCCCTCTATGAGTTCTCTTTTCGTATTTATAATGTCAGTACAAACGTGTACCAAGCCTCAGGGAGTAGCGCTGAAAACCAGAGCCTGCATAGGCTTTGACAACTTCAAGCTTTTTTTATACACCCTAGTCTAACCTCCTCACCTCATAAAATTATCTAAGTAGTGTTTCCAAGCATAATTCAGTGCAACCACTTTAAAATATATGCTCAAGCTTTAAACTTACTTAAGAGAGAAGCAATGGTATTTCGCAAGAGTGTGTTGTATGCCAAAGAAAAACTAGCCCAATTAACGACTAAACACGGGAATACATTTCAGCTAACTAAACTTATAAATAGTTTGTCTGTAAAATCAACTAAAGGCGAGGTTACTTTTGTTTTTAGGAAACAAGTTAGAAAAAAGCGCCCATATAAAACACTTGGTAAATTAAGTAGCAATTATTCGATCGAGCAAGCCCTTACTGATTGTTGGGAGCATGAATTATGTTTGAAAGAAAACGGAGTCATAAATGAAGATATCTATGAGACTCAAAAACGTATTGATGAAATAGAAACGTGTGATGATATTGCTTGCGAGTTTTCTTACATCATGACGATGTTGATTTTCCTGTGGGTAACGAGCCACTGCAAAGCCTTCCTCATCTTCAACAAAAGTATGTAGGCAACATCAGTCCAATAATAGGTCATATCTTAATTACTGCGATAGATAGAAGGCATATAAACCGAGTAACTAAAAGCATACTAAACAAAGGGAACAGCTCTAGTAAGTATGATTATACCGCATCAGCTAATCATGCTATTTATATAATAAAAAAATTATTAGCATTAGCCGTTGAATACAAATTAACGAATTTAAATGCGGCTGAAAACATGACAGCTAAAGACGTAGGATACAAAGTAAAAAAATCACGTAAAGCACTTATGTTAACTGAGTTAAAAACGTTAATCCATCGCCTAGAGTCTAAAGCTGAAACAGAACCAGCTAACGTTTATGCCATATACTTATTGATCTTACTGGGTCCAAGGAAAATGGAATTAATCAGTGCAAAAGTATCAGATTTCATGATTGATCTGATACCAGTTAATAATGGGCTTTCACTAGTAGAGGTTATTGCTTGGAAGCAGAAAACAACTAAAACAGGAGGCATGAGATCTAAATATATCCCCCCTTTCATGCAAGAATGTTTAAATCGACTAGTTGAGATAGGAAATAGTTCTGATTACTTGTTAACAGCAAGAAAATCAAATAGTAGTAAACCGCATATCAGCTCATCTACACTAAATAAATTTATCAAGCGTATTTCCGGTGATTTAAAATTTTCAGTGCATGAACTAAGGCACACGACAAGAACTCTACTTAGTGTTTTAAGCATTAGTGACGATATTGCCGAGTCCTATATTTGTCACTCTAAAAACAACTATATGCATGATATTTATCACCTTTACCCTGAAAGAAAAGAGGCAGCAATAAAGCTATCTAATTACATAGAAACGCTTGTTAAGTATGTTCGAGAGGAAGATAAATGATGGTGTCTATATTTAAAAAACCAGAACCTTCTTAGTCGTTAAATGAAGTATTAGCATTACTTGGCTATAAAAAATCTTGGCTATACAAACAAATTCAGTTAGGAAATTTTCCTTTGCCAGATGTCAAAGTTGGCAAAAAAAATCAATGGCGTCAATCAACTATTTTACGATATCGAGACTACGCTGCACAAAAAAATGGAGCCTATAAACAAGCAGTAACTAGCTGGGGTGTTAGTGCTACTATCAATGGTTCTGCAACATATTGCAGGTTTTCATTCAAATATTAAATGTGGAGCATAAATTACGAGATGGAAACTCTGCAAGGTATTGCAGAGTTTCCATCAGTTAGCCTGCGCTCTTAAGCTCTTTCATACAACTAATATGACCATATTTCAGCGATAACTTGCAGAACTACCCCCTATTTAGTTTTACTTCTCTATTGCAGGATAATTAACACTCTGCGAGGAATAATATGCAGGTAATAAATTAGTTACGGTTAAGCTTTTGCCGTAAGTTAGCATGCCCTTGTAATTATATAGAACGCTTTATAAACCTAGCACTGATTTTAAACCCTCCTGGCGCCAATAACTTATTGAGTACTGACAAGCGAGGATCTGTATTTCCTTTTTCAATATCACGTAATGTTTTATCTGAAACTTTAATAAATTTTGCATACTGTGTTTGAGTCATACCATATAATGCTGTGCGAATAGTTTTGATCACTTCACCATGAGAAATAGTGTTTTGTTCTAAATTACTTTCTAGCTTAGCTAAAATTTCTTTTCGCTCTGCAACAGATAAATTAGCCATCGTAAACTCCCATATCCTTTAATTTATTTTTTATGTTGTAAAAACCTATGGCTGGAAAATTTAAAATCTCTTCAGGGCAATTTAGCTTCTCCAACATAGTGGGTAGCTCAATCAGTTTTTGGGCAATTGGCTTTATAAAATTAATCAATTCTGCTGGTTCACAAAAATCAGCAAGCTCTTTCGATACATTTTCAAAGTTTACTTGTCCACTTCTTTCACAATCCTTTTCCCACTTAAATAAACGAGTCACTATTTCAGGATCAGCTTTCATTGGCGCAAAATCATAAATAGGAGCAAATTGGATATCGCCTTCTAATTTTAAAAACGAAATATTTCGACCATGATTATCCGAATTACCAAAAACTAAATTTAAAAAGTCTCTCACGACATACTGCTTTGCAAATTCAGCACTAGTCATTTTTGTATCACTTTTTATTCGACTCCAAACTTTTTCCATCACCTTAAAATGATCATGATAGCTGCCTGGCTCTGCATTAATGATTGAGTAAATGCTTTCTAATCCAATTCTGGTTGCTTCATTATTTTCGACTCGAATATCAAAGCGAGGTAACCATAAGCTAACTTGTCCTTTATGTTCTAATATTTTCAACCTAGACACTTCAATTGTTTCAATTTCAGTTTCTAATAAAATATCAGTTAAGACTTTATAATAAATACCTTCCGCTTTTAATAGATTGTTATCCCTAGACGTTCGATTATTTCTCGCAAATTTGGTCAAATAAGGTGTAGCCGTTAATGATTTTCCGGCAAAATCAC is a genomic window of Pseudoalteromonas sp. '520P1 No. 423' containing:
- a CDS encoding HipA domain-containing protein; protein product: MPNVTLQLFNQGKWWDAAELSFTYEQVSSSVILSYYPDYIASVASYEIKDCWACSINAPISIIPTEYTNWPALLDDILPVGKSRDWWLKFLNVSRADEFKQNFTLLTHACMSPVGNLRVKESVPKKLADNNFRFPINDVIQLQHDFLEYANEQGAAVGGATGAGGVAPKLLLMLEDEEVYIDGDFAGKSLTATPYLTKFARNNRTSRDNNLLKAEGIYYKVLTDILLETEIETIEVSRLKILEHKGQVSLWLPRFDIRVENNEATRIGLESIYSIINAEPGSYHDHFKVMEKVWSRIKSDTKMTSAEFAKQYVVRDFLNLVFGNSDNHGRNISFLKLEGDIQFAPIYDFAPMKADPEIVTRLFKWEKDCERSGQVNFENVSKELADFCEPAELINFIKPIAQKLIELPTMLEKLNCPEEILNFPAIGFYNIKNKLKDMGVYDG
- a CDS encoding helix-turn-helix transcriptional regulator, with protein sequence MANLSVAERKEILAKLESNLEQNTISHGEVIKTIRTALYGMTQTQYAKFIKVSDKTLRDIEKGNTDPRLSVLNKLLAPGGFKISARFIKRSI
- a CDS encoding tyrosine-type recombinase/integrase, encoding MGNEPLQSLPHLQQKYVGNISPIIGHILITAIDRRHINRVTKSILNKGNSSSKYDYTASANHAIYIIKKLLALAVEYKLTNLNAAENMTAKDVGYKVKKSRKALMLTELKTLIHRLESKAETEPANVYAIYLLILLGPRKMELISAKVSDFMIDLIPVNNGLSLVEVIAWKQKTTKTGGMRSKYIPPFMQECLNRLVEIGNSSDYLLTARKSNSSKPHISSSTLNKFIKRISGDLKFSVHELRHTTRTLLSVLSISDDIAESYICHSKNNYMHDIYHLYPERKEAAIKLSNYIETLVKYVREEDK